The following are encoded together in the Desulfovibrio desulfuricans DSM 642 genome:
- a CDS encoding type 1 glutamine amidotransferase domain-containing protein yields MNAQKKILMVTTSADALTNGRKTGVWLEEIAVPYLALSKAGLSITVASPKGGAVPVDPHSLDDASVAKWPDILELLKNSAPLKDIQAEGFDAIFLPGGHGAMMDFATDAELKRLLNDFAKADKVIAAVCHSPAGLVGAKKPDGSPLVAGKTITAFTDDEEIAMQLEKAVPFMLETTLRSEGANFVVGPMWAPHVEVDGKLITGQNPASSEPIAQAVLERLR; encoded by the coding sequence ATGAACGCGCAGAAAAAAATACTCATGGTTACAACCAGCGCCGATGCCCTGACCAACGGCAGAAAAACAGGCGTGTGGCTTGAAGAAATCGCAGTTCCCTATCTTGCTTTGTCAAAGGCTGGCCTCTCCATAACCGTTGCCAGCCCCAAGGGCGGGGCGGTGCCCGTTGATCCCCACAGCCTTGATGATGCATCCGTTGCCAAATGGCCCGACATCCTTGAACTGCTGAAAAATTCTGCACCGCTCAAGGATATTCAGGCCGAGGGCTTTGACGCCATCTTTCTGCCTGGCGGGCACGGCGCCATGATGGATTTTGCCACCGATGCCGAGCTGAAACGCCTGCTCAACGATTTTGCCAAAGCAGACAAGGTAATTGCGGCAGTGTGCCACAGCCCGGCCGGGCTGGTAGGTGCCAAAAAGCCTGACGGCTCCCCCCTTGTGGCGGGCAAAACCATAACGGCCTTTACCGATGATGAAGAAATTGCCATGCAGCTGGAAAAGGCAGTTCCTTTTATGCTCGAAACAACGTTGCGTAGCGAAGGCGCGAACTTTGTAGTCGGCCCCATGTGGGCGCCGCATGTGGAAGTGGACGGCAAGCTCATAACCGGGCAAAACCCGGCCTCCAGCGAACCCATTGCCCAGGCGGTTCTTGAACGTCTGCGGTAA
- the map gene encoding type I methionyl aminopeptidase, with protein sequence MKKYHGAFIKNEREVACLREANRMVANILDAVGDVVEPGLPTMRLEELARDMCSDYKVKPAFLGYCGYPFALCCSVNEQVVHGFPSARLLKEGDIVSIDMGVVYEGFVGDAARTFPVGKVSDEARKLMKITEESLYVGIEQARAGNDVYDIGAAVQDYVEAAGFNVVRRFVGHGVGAKMHEKPEVPNFRPGMRGLTLQNGMVIAIEPMVTVGTYEVDILDDQWTAVTRDGLWAAHFEHSVAITPNGPQILSISDRGLNRHTIEG encoded by the coding sequence ATGAAAAAGTATCACGGCGCATTCATCAAGAATGAAAGGGAAGTGGCCTGCCTGCGGGAAGCAAACCGCATGGTGGCCAACATACTGGATGCCGTGGGCGATGTGGTGGAGCCGGGTCTGCCTACCATGCGTCTTGAAGAGTTGGCGCGCGACATGTGCTCCGACTATAAGGTAAAGCCGGCGTTTTTGGGCTACTGCGGTTATCCTTTCGCCCTGTGCTGCTCGGTCAACGAGCAGGTGGTGCATGGTTTTCCTTCTGCGCGGCTGCTTAAGGAAGGCGATATCGTCAGCATCGACATGGGCGTTGTTTATGAAGGTTTTGTGGGCGATGCCGCTCGTACCTTTCCGGTTGGAAAGGTCAGCGATGAAGCCCGCAAGCTCATGAAGATAACGGAAGAAAGCCTGTACGTTGGCATTGAACAGGCCCGGGCTGGCAATGATGTCTACGACATCGGCGCAGCAGTTCAGGATTATGTTGAGGCAGCCGGTTTCAACGTTGTGCGACGTTTTGTTGGGCATGGCGTGGGCGCGAAAATGCATGAAAAGCCCGAAGTTCCGAACTTTAGGCCTGGCATGCGTGGGTTGACCTTGCAAAACGGCATGGTCATTGCCATCGAACCCATGGTAACTGTTGGCACCTACGAAGTGGACATTCTGGACGATCAGTGGACCGCCGTGACTCGCGACGGTTTGTGGGCCGCTCACTTTGAACACAGTGTTGCCATAACCCCAAATGGCCCCCAGATTCTCAGCATTTCGGACCGTGGTTTGAACCGGCACACAATTGAAGGTTGA
- a CDS encoding DUF362 domain-containing protein, whose translation MEKAKVYFTDFRTKAFGDGLPTKLKKMIKKAGIGHIDMKGRFVAIKLHFGELGNISYLRPNYARAVVDTVKDFGGKPFLTDCNTMYPGSRKNALEHLECAWQNGFTPLTVNCPIIIGDGLKGTDEALVPVVGGEYVKEAKIGRAVMDADIFISLTHFKGHEMTGFGGAIKNIGMGCGSRAGKTEQHSNGQANINESLCVGCKACIKQCANDALHYSTETKKTTVDHNNCVGCGRCLGACNFDAISFAHDAAIEMLNYKMAEYTKAVLDGRPHFHISLIVDVSPNCDCHGENDAPILPNIGMFASFDPLALDQACVDACMKAKPLPGSQLAENLAKKGFVDHHDHFKNSGPESEWRTCMEHAEKIGLGTREYDLIVVK comes from the coding sequence ATGGAAAAAGCAAAGGTGTACTTTACAGATTTTCGCACCAAGGCTTTTGGCGATGGCTTGCCCACCAAGCTGAAGAAAATGATCAAAAAAGCAGGCATCGGCCATATTGATATGAAGGGCCGCTTTGTTGCCATCAAACTGCACTTTGGTGAGCTTGGCAACATCAGTTATCTGCGCCCCAACTATGCACGGGCTGTTGTTGACACGGTCAAGGATTTCGGCGGTAAGCCTTTCTTGACCGACTGCAACACCATGTATCCCGGTAGCCGCAAAAATGCCCTGGAGCATCTGGAATGCGCATGGCAGAACGGTTTTACGCCCCTTACTGTGAATTGCCCCATCATCATTGGTGACGGACTCAAAGGCACGGACGAAGCCCTGGTGCCTGTTGTGGGCGGCGAATATGTCAAGGAAGCCAAGATTGGCCGCGCCGTTATGGATGCAGATATTTTTATCAGCCTCACCCACTTTAAGGGGCATGAGATGACCGGCTTTGGCGGAGCCATCAAGAACATCGGCATGGGTTGCGGATCGCGCGCCGGTAAAACGGAGCAGCACAGCAACGGCCAGGCCAACATAAACGAATCGCTGTGCGTTGGCTGTAAGGCCTGCATCAAGCAATGCGCCAATGACGCCTTGCACTACTCTACAGAAACCAAGAAAACCACGGTTGACCACAACAACTGCGTGGGCTGTGGCCGCTGCCTGGGCGCGTGTAATTTTGACGCCATTTCTTTCGCGCATGATGCCGCCATTGAAATGCTCAACTATAAAATGGCAGAATACACCAAGGCCGTGCTGGACGGTCGCCCGCATTTCCATATTTCGCTGATTGTGGATGTTTCACCCAACTGCGATTGCCACGGCGAAAATGACGCGCCCATTCTGCCCAATATCGGCATGTTCGCCTCATTTGACCCATTGGCGCTTGATCAGGCCTGCGTAGATGCCTGCATGAAGGCAAAACCCCTGCCCGGCAGTCAGCTTGCAGAAAATCTTGCGAAAAAAGGATTTGTGGATCACCACGACCACTTTAAAAATTCTGGCCCCGAATCCGAGTGGCGTACCTGTATGGAGCATGCCGAAAAAATCGGCCTTGGCACGCGCGAATATGATCTGATTGTGGTGAAGTAA
- the secY gene encoding preprotein translocase subunit SecY, translating to MAVGSANNMAGQASLTKRIGWTFLILCCYRIGVHVPIPGVDASALASFFQSMSGTLFSLFDMFSGGGLSNVSVFALGVMPYISASIIIQLLQVVSPDIKRMAKEEGQAGRRKITQYTRYLTVLITLVQGLGIAVGLENMTSPAGAPVVLAPGWHFRLVTMATFTAGSVLVMWLGEQITERGIGNGISLIIFCGIVVGIPRGVIQSVALIQAGDMSIFMAIVIVVLMAAVTVAIVFVERSQRRIPISYAKRQVGRKMYGGQNSHLPLRLNTAGVIPPIFASSLLLFPATIGQFSTNHYVKQAADFFSPHGVAYNVLYVALMFFFCYFYTAIIFDPKDMAENLKKNGGFIPGIRPGEKTQEYVDTVLSRLTLSGATYISIVCLLPMLLISNFNVPFYFGGTSLLILVGVAMDFMNQVESHMISSQYQGLMAKARKSGRL from the coding sequence ATGGCAGTAGGATCGGCAAACAATATGGCGGGCCAGGCTTCGCTGACCAAACGCATCGGCTGGACCTTCCTGATTTTGTGCTGCTACCGCATTGGCGTTCATGTACCCATTCCGGGTGTTGACGCTTCTGCGCTGGCGTCGTTTTTTCAAAGCATGTCCGGCACGCTTTTCAGCTTGTTCGACATGTTTTCCGGCGGCGGCCTGTCCAACGTCTCGGTGTTCGCTCTGGGCGTCATGCCTTACATTTCGGCAAGCATTATCATCCAGCTTTTGCAGGTGGTCAGCCCCGACATCAAGCGCATGGCCAAGGAAGAAGGGCAGGCGGGGCGGCGTAAAATTACGCAGTACACCCGTTACCTCACAGTGCTTATCACCCTGGTGCAGGGCCTCGGCATTGCCGTTGGTCTGGAAAATATGACCAGCCCCGCTGGCGCGCCCGTGGTTCTGGCACCCGGCTGGCATTTCCGTCTTGTGACCATGGCTACCTTTACGGCTGGTTCCGTGCTGGTCATGTGGCTTGGCGAGCAGATCACGGAGCGTGGTATCGGCAACGGTATTTCGCTGATCATTTTCTGCGGTATCGTTGTGGGCATACCCCGCGGCGTTATCCAGTCTGTGGCTCTTATACAGGCTGGCGACATGAGCATTTTCATGGCAATTGTTATCGTGGTCTTGATGGCTGCGGTTACGGTAGCCATCGTGTTCGTTGAACGTTCGCAGAGAAGAATCCCCATCAGTTACGCCAAGCGTCAGGTTGGGCGTAAAATGTACGGTGGTCAGAATTCGCACCTGCCTTTGCGTCTGAACACGGCGGGCGTTATTCCGCCTATTTTCGCATCTTCGCTGTTGCTGTTCCCTGCTACCATTGGTCAGTTTTCGACCAACCATTATGTGAAGCAGGCAGCTGATTTCTTCTCGCCGCACGGCGTTGCTTACAACGTCCTGTATGTGGCCTTGATGTTCTTCTTCTGTTATTTTTACACGGCCATCATTTTTGATCCCAAGGATATGGCTGAGAATCTGAAGAAGAACGGCGGGTTCATCCCCGGGATTCGTCCTGGTGAAAAAACCCAGGAATACGTGGACACGGTGCTTTCGCGGCTGACCCTTTCGGGGGCCACCTATATTTCAATAGTCTGCCTGCTGCCCATGCTGCTCATCAGCAACTTCAACGTGCCTTTCTATTTTGGCGGCACGAGCTTGCTGATCCTTGTGGGCGTGGCCATGGACTTCATGAATCAGGTGGAATCACACATGATTTCCAGCCAGTATCAGGGCCTCATGGCCAAGGCGCGGAAGAGCGGCAGGCTCTAG
- a CDS encoding flavin reductase family protein, with protein sequence MERKKIIVADYAKNILEALPKGILLTSKADGRVNSMTIGWGTLGIDWSSPVFVAYVREHRFTRELLDKNPEFTVNVPFGEYSKKILGVCGSKCGRNLDKISEAGLTLVDSELVSVPAIKELPLTLECKIVYKQKQDLPSLITEYQSKFYPQDVDGSAVGANRDAHIAYYGEIVSAYILQ encoded by the coding sequence ATGGAAAGGAAAAAAATTATCGTTGCCGATTACGCCAAAAATATTCTTGAAGCTCTGCCCAAGGGCATATTGCTTACCTCAAAGGCGGATGGCAGGGTAAACAGCATGACCATTGGCTGGGGAACCCTCGGCATTGACTGGTCCAGCCCGGTATTTGTGGCCTATGTGCGTGAACACCGCTTTACACGTGAATTGCTGGATAAAAATCCAGAATTCACGGTCAATGTGCCCTTTGGCGAATACAGCAAAAAAATCCTCGGCGTTTGCGGCTCCAAGTGCGGGCGCAACCTGGACAAAATTTCTGAAGCTGGCCTGACCCTTGTGGATTCAGAACTTGTTTCTGTGCCCGCAATCAAGGAGCTACCCCTCACCCTTGAGTGCAAGATCGTATACAAGCAGAAGCAGGATCTCCCCAGCCTGATCACCGAATACCAGTCAAAGTTTTACCCTCAGGATGTTGACGGCTCCGCAGTTGGGGCAAACAGGGATGCGCACATTGCCTATTATGGCGAAATTGTCAGCGCATATATTCTGCAATAA
- the rplO gene encoding 50S ribosomal protein L15 — MQLHNLFPFPEERKTRRRVGRGSGSGLGCTAGKGHKGQNARAGGGVRPGFEGGQMPLQRRLPKHGFKNAPFKVTYDIVNLDALVSAFPGKTTITLDDMYARGIVRMGAPVKILSRGEVSGALSVEAHKFSQAAAEKIRQAGGNVTELEAVSAAE, encoded by the coding sequence ATGCAACTGCACAATCTGTTTCCTTTTCCGGAAGAGCGTAAGACCCGCCGTCGCGTGGGCCGTGGCTCTGGCTCCGGTCTGGGCTGCACTGCGGGCAAGGGCCACAAAGGGCAGAACGCTCGCGCCGGTGGCGGTGTCCGCCCTGGTTTCGAAGGTGGCCAGATGCCCCTGCAACGCCGTTTGCCCAAGCACGGTTTTAAAAACGCCCCCTTTAAGGTCACCTACGACATCGTCAATCTTGATGCGCTCGTGTCGGCCTTTCCGGGCAAGACCACCATCACCCTTGACGACATGTACGCTCGCGGTATTGTCCGCATGGGCGCGCCCGTGAAAATTCTTTCGCGCGGCGAAGTCTCAGGCGCACTGTCGGTGGAGGCTCACAAGTTCAGCCAGGCTGCTGCGGAAAAGATCCGCCAGGCCGGCGGCAACGTCACTGAGCTGGAAGCGGTTTCTGCCGCTGAATAA
- the rpmJ gene encoding 50S ribosomal protein L36 — protein sequence MKVRPSVKKICPKCKVIRRKGVLRVICENPRHKQRQG from the coding sequence ATGAAAGTAAGACCTTCCGTCAAGAAAATATGCCCCAAGTGTAAGGTTATCCGGCGCAAGGGAGTGCTTCGAGTTATCTGCGAAAACCCCCGGCACAAGCAGCGCCAGGGCTAG
- the rplQ gene encoding 50S ribosomal protein L17 gives MRHSNSGRKLSRTPAHRKALLQNLAKALLIHGKIRTTEIKAKELRRVVEPLITLAKRNDLHARRQAYRVLNDHALVKRLFDEIGPVFAGVPGGYTRILKLAMPRKGDNAPMAIIELSRALEAAPVTEAAAEEAPAKPKRTRKPKAEETAEA, from the coding sequence ATGAGGCATAGCAATTCCGGCAGGAAACTCTCGCGTACGCCTGCGCACCGTAAGGCCCTGTTGCAAAATCTCGCTAAGGCCCTGCTGATCCACGGCAAAATCCGCACCACGGAAATTAAGGCCAAGGAGCTGCGCCGGGTGGTGGAACCCCTGATCACCCTTGCCAAGCGCAACGACTTGCACGCCCGCCGTCAGGCATACCGTGTGTTGAACGATCACGCTCTGGTTAAGCGCCTTTTTGACGAGATCGGTCCTGTTTTCGCTGGTGTTCCCGGCGGTTACACCCGTATCCTTAAGCTGGCCATGCCCCGTAAGGGCGACAACGCCCCCATGGCCATTATTGAGCTTTCCCGCGCTCTTGAAGCTGCTCCTGTTACGGAAGCCGCCGCTGAGGAAGCGCCTGCCAAGCCCAAGCGTACCCGCAAGCCCAAGGCTGAAGAAACCGCTGAAGCGTAA
- a CDS encoding DNA-directed RNA polymerase subunit alpha: MLIKQGERLINARNWSELVKPDQIMREEETASITHGKFICEPLERGYGTTIGNAMRRVLLSSLQGAAFVSVKIIGVQHEFTTVHGVLEDITDVILNIKQVRLRMDTDEPQRITLRVDQKGPVTAGHIMGNQHVEVLNPDQHIATLTEDVVLEMEFEARMGKGYVPADMHEGLNEEIGVIKLDSSFSPVRKVAYTVEQARVGQMTNYDRLLLEVWTDGSLTPEDAIAYSAKIIKDQISVFINFDERVSGDMRHGSGESGEINEHLYKSIDDLELSVRATNCLRGANIALVGELVQRSEGEMLKTKNFGRKSLDEIKGVLLDMGLDFGMKVDSFDKKYQEWKRKQQNEA; encoded by the coding sequence ATGCTTATAAAACAGGGCGAACGCCTTATAAATGCACGCAACTGGTCAGAGCTTGTGAAGCCCGATCAGATCATGCGCGAAGAAGAAACCGCCAGCATCACGCATGGCAAATTCATTTGCGAACCGTTGGAACGGGGCTACGGCACCACCATCGGCAATGCAATGCGCCGGGTTCTTTTGTCGTCCCTTCAGGGTGCGGCCTTCGTGTCGGTGAAAATCATCGGTGTGCAGCATGAATTCACCACGGTGCATGGTGTTCTTGAAGACATTACAGATGTCATTCTGAACATCAAGCAGGTGCGCCTGCGCATGGACACCGATGAGCCGCAGCGCATTACCCTGCGCGTTGACCAGAAGGGTCCGGTGACCGCCGGGCACATCATGGGCAACCAGCATGTTGAAGTGCTCAACCCTGATCAGCACATCGCCACCCTCACCGAGGATGTTGTGCTTGAGATGGAATTTGAGGCTCGCATGGGCAAGGGCTATGTGCCTGCGGACATGCACGAGGGACTGAACGAGGAAATCGGCGTTATCAAGCTGGATTCCAGTTTCTCCCCTGTGCGCAAGGTGGCCTACACCGTGGAACAGGCCCGTGTTGGTCAAATGACCAACTATGACCGCCTGTTGCTGGAAGTATGGACCGACGGCTCCCTCACACCCGAGGATGCCATTGCCTACAGTGCCAAGATCATCAAGGACCAGATTTCTGTGTTCATCAACTTTGATGAACGCGTGTCTGGCGATATGCGGCACGGCAGCGGCGAGAGCGGCGAAATCAATGAGCATCTGTACAAGAGCATTGACGATCTTGAGTTGTCGGTGCGCGCCACCAACTGCCTGCGCGGCGCCAACATTGCCCTTGTGGGCGAACTGGTGCAGCGTTCGGAAGGCGAGATGCTCAAGACCAAGAATTTTGGTCGCAAGTCGTTGGATGAAATCAAGGGTGTTCTTTTGGACATGGGCCTTGACTTCGGTATGAAGGTCGATTCCTTCGACAAGAAATATCAGGAATGGAAAAGGAAGCAGCAAAATGAGGCATAG
- the rpsK gene encoding 30S ribosomal protein S11, translating to MARSKKVVKKKEKKNVPVGIAHIQASFNNTIITFTDTRGNAVSWASSGQSGFKGSRKSTPFAAQVAAETAARKAQDNGMRTVGIYVKGPGSGREAAMRAISAIGFKVAFIRDVTPIPHNGCRPPKRRRV from the coding sequence ATGGCCAGATCCAAGAAAGTGGTCAAGAAAAAGGAAAAGAAGAACGTGCCGGTGGGCATTGCCCACATCCAGGCTTCGTTCAACAACACCATCATTACTTTTACGGATACGCGCGGCAATGCTGTCTCTTGGGCCTCCTCGGGCCAGAGCGGCTTTAAGGGTTCGCGTAAGTCCACCCCCTTTGCTGCGCAGGTTGCCGCTGAAACGGCTGCCCGCAAGGCTCAGGACAACGGCATGCGTACCGTGGGCATCTATGTGAAAGGCCCCGGTTCCGGTCGTGAAGCCGCCATGCGCGCTATTTCGGCTATCGGCTTCAAGGTGGCGTTCATCCGCGACGTTACGCCTATTCCGCACAATGGCTGCCGGCCGCCCAAGCGCCGCCGCGTCTAG
- the rpsM gene encoding 30S ribosomal protein S13, which produces MARIAGVDLPRGKRVDIALTYIYGIGRTTAMKILDTTGVNWERSIDDLSADEVNEIRKELEQNYKVEGDLRREISSNIKRLMDIGCFRGLRHRRGLPVHGQRTHTNARTRKGPRRGAVGKKK; this is translated from the coding sequence GTGGCGAGAATAGCAGGTGTTGATTTGCCTCGCGGCAAACGGGTGGACATTGCGCTCACCTACATTTATGGCATTGGCCGTACCACGGCCATGAAAATTCTGGATACCACCGGCGTTAACTGGGAGCGTAGCATTGACGACCTCTCAGCTGACGAAGTTAACGAGATCCGTAAGGAACTCGAACAGAACTACAAGGTGGAAGGCGACCTGCGTCGCGAAATCTCCAGCAACATTAAGCGCCTTATGGACATTGGTTGTTTCCGTGGTCTGCGTCACCGTCGCGGTTTGCCCGTGCATGGTCAGCGCACCCATACCAATGCCCGCACCCGTAAGGGACCCCGCCGCGGCGCCGTAGGCAAGAAGAAGTAG
- the rpsD gene encoding 30S ribosomal protein S4 encodes MAKYTEAKCRMCRREGCKLFLKGDRCFTDKCAYDRRPYAPGQHGRARKKVSEYAVQLREKQKTRRAYGILERQFHGYFEKAEMQKGVTGTNLLVILERRLDNVVYRLGFANSRNQARQLVRHGIFTLNGRKVNIPSLQVRVGDSIEVPEKNRKIPVLAEAQEVIARRGCPAWLEADGAAFKGSVKALPQRDDIQFPVNEQLIVELYSK; translated from the coding sequence ATGGCTAAATATACTGAAGCCAAGTGCCGCATGTGCCGTCGCGAAGGCTGCAAGCTTTTTCTGAAGGGCGACCGTTGCTTCACTGACAAGTGTGCATACGACCGTCGTCCTTATGCCCCCGGCCAGCATGGCCGCGCGCGCAAGAAGGTCAGCGAATACGCAGTGCAGCTGCGTGAGAAGCAGAAGACCCGCCGCGCTTACGGCATTCTCGAACGCCAGTTCCATGGCTACTTCGAGAAGGCCGAAATGCAGAAGGGCGTTACTGGTACCAACCTGCTCGTTATTCTTGAACGCCGCCTCGACAACGTGGTCTACCGCCTTGGTTTTGCCAACTCGCGCAACCAGGCTCGTCAGCTCGTGCGGCACGGCATTTTCACCCTTAACGGCCGCAAGGTGAACATTCCTTCCTTGCAGGTTCGTGTGGGTGACAGCATTGAAGTGCCCGAAAAGAACCGCAAGATTCCCGTGCTCGCTGAAGCCCAGGAAGTCATTGCGCGTCGTGGTTGCCCCGCATGGCTTGAGGCCGATGGAGCAGCTTTTAAAGGCTCTGTCAAGGCGCTGCCGCAGCGTGACGATATCCAGTTCCCCGTCAACGAGCAGCTGATTGTCGAACTTTACTCGAAATAA
- a CDS encoding DDE-type integrase/transposase/recombinase, translating to MQVVVLREIYCLARKKLATDITYLPTLTGFVYLSAIQDLYNNEIVAYSFSARKTLDLTFASLGKLSAMAGAILHSDQGFLYTHKFYQVELERLGLRSCHSRRSNCLDNSYMESFFSHLKTGVFGGKSLCRPQGTIALVEEHIRFYNMERFQKRLGQLSPREFRKKLAA from the coding sequence TTGCAGGTAGTAGTTCTCAGAGAAATCTACTGCCTAGCCCGCAAAAAGCTTGCTACAGATATCACCTACCTGCCCACCTTGACGGGCTTTGTCTACCTGTCAGCCATCCAAGATTTATACAATAACGAGATTGTGGCCTACAGCTTTTCAGCCAGAAAAACTCTCGATCTAACGTTTGCCAGCTTGGGCAAACTTTCCGCCATGGCAGGAGCAATACTGCATTCCGATCAAGGATTTCTGTATACCCACAAATTTTACCAAGTGGAACTGGAACGCCTGGGCTTGCGCAGCTGCCATTCTCGGCGGAGCAACTGCCTGGATAACTCCTACATGGAATCGTTCTTTTCCCACCTTAAAACCGGAGTGTTTGGAGGGAAGAGTTTATGCCGTCCGCAGGGGACCATTGCTTTGGTAGAAGAGCACATACGTTTTTACAACATGGAGAGATTTCAAAAAAGGCTCGGCCAGCTCTCTCCGAGAGAATTTCGGAAAAAGCTGGCCGCTTGA
- a CDS encoding TetR/AcrR family transcriptional regulator, whose amino-acid sequence MKESAREKIIAVGVEIVAVSGFNATGIDAILKAAGVPKGSFYHHFGTKENFGIEVINLFAENYTKKLHGYLDDETMAPLQRIRRYLEESIERTVQDNFSKGCLIGNLGQELAAQSERFRCRLEEVFHDWLGLFANCLHEAQLVGELNPGLDAQSLAGFLLSGWEGAILRAKVMRSPEPLKQFVNVLFSRVLTAG is encoded by the coding sequence ATGAAAGAAAGCGCACGAGAAAAAATCATTGCTGTAGGTGTTGAAATTGTCGCTGTTTCCGGCTTCAACGCCACAGGCATAGACGCCATACTCAAGGCGGCGGGCGTACCGAAAGGCTCGTTCTACCACCATTTTGGCACCAAGGAAAACTTCGGCATTGAGGTCATCAACCTCTTTGCAGAAAACTATACAAAAAAATTGCACGGCTACCTTGATGATGAAACGATGGCCCCGCTCCAGCGCATCCGCAGGTATCTGGAAGAAAGTATTGAACGTACAGTACAGGACAACTTCAGCAAGGGTTGCCTCATCGGGAATCTGGGGCAGGAGCTGGCCGCTCAGAGCGAACGGTTCAGATGCCGCCTGGAAGAAGTCTTCCACGACTGGCTCGGACTTTTTGCCAACTGCCTGCACGAAGCGCAACTGGTTGGCGAACTGAACCCGGGGCTTGATGCGCAATCGCTTGCAGGCTTTCTCCTCTCTGGCTGGGAAGGAGCCATTTTGCGGGCAAAGGTCATGCGCTCGCCCGAGCCACTGAAACAATTTGTGAACGTGCTGTTCTCAAGGGTTTTAACAGCAGGGTAA
- a CDS encoding nitroreductase family protein, giving the protein MKEIFHRVSVRKFEDRAVESDKVEQILRAAMAAPSAGNQQPWDFYVVTSREKLHALAQVSPYAGCAANAPLTIVAAYRQEGCRFPQYAQIDLAIAMQNLWLAVDSLGLGGVWLGVAPDEDRMEKVEKILPVAAGQRAFAIFPLGYPAEQKTQQDRFNAERIHYVK; this is encoded by the coding sequence ATGAAGGAGATTTTCCACAGGGTCAGCGTGCGCAAGTTTGAAGACCGCGCCGTTGAAAGTGACAAGGTCGAGCAGATATTGCGCGCCGCCATGGCCGCACCTTCTGCGGGCAATCAGCAGCCGTGGGATTTTTATGTGGTGACATCCAGAGAAAAGCTGCACGCGCTTGCTCAGGTCAGCCCATATGCCGGGTGCGCCGCAAATGCCCCCCTGACCATTGTGGCTGCCTATCGGCAAGAGGGCTGCCGCTTTCCACAATATGCGCAGATTGATCTTGCCATAGCCATGCAAAACCTCTGGCTGGCGGTGGATTCGCTGGGCTTGGGCGGCGTGTGGCTTGGTGTGGCTCCTGATGAAGACCGGATGGAAAAGGTAGAAAAAATTCTGCCTGTGGCAGCAGGGCAGAGGGCCTTTGCCATTTTCCCCCTGGGCTATCCTGCGGAGCAAAAAACGCAGCAAGACAGGTTTAATGCGGAGCGCATCCACTACGTGAAATAA